The DNA region GCGACCGCGGCCTGGTCTCCTGGCCGGCTCGCGCGGCCGAGTTCAAGGACAACATCGACGTCACCGTGGGCATCGGAGAACGCCTGGGCACCAAGGCTTTCAACGCCCTCTACGGCAATCGTGTCGACGACGCCACCGCCGAGCAGCAGGACGAGCTGGCCGTCGAGAACCTCTCCGGCGCGGCCCTGGCCGCCGCCCGCATCGGGGCCACCGTGCTGGTCGAACCCGCCTCCGGCGCACCGCGTTACCCGCTGCTGACCGCCGCCGACGGCCTCGCCGTCATCGACAAGGTGCAGGCGTACTCCGGGGTGTCGAACACCGGCCTGCTAGCCGACCTCTACCACCTCGCCGTCAACGGCGACGACGTGGACAAGGTGATCGCCGAGCACACCGACCGAATCGCCCACGTGCAGATCGCCGACAACCCCGGCCGCAACGAGCCCGGCACCGGTGAACTGCAGCTCGAGCTCCAGCTCACCGACCTCGCCTCGCGCGGCTACCGGGGCTGGGTCGGCCTCGAGTACAAGCCTTCCGGCCGTTCCGAGGACGCCTTCGAATGGCTGCCGCGCGAGCGCCGCGCCGCCAAGTGACCGAAAACTTTTGACATTCAACGACTTAGGGAACAGATCATGACCAACATCGCTTTCATCGGCCTCGGCATCATGGGCAGCCCGATGGCCGTCCACCTGCAGAACGCCGGCCACGCCGTCAAGGGCTTCGACCGCAGCCCGGCCCAGGCGCAGCCGCTGGTCGACGCGGGCGGCCGGGCCGTCACCTCCATCGCCGACGCCGTGCGCGGCGCCGACGTCATCGCCGTGATGGTGCCCGACTCCCCGCACGTGCAGGAGGTGCTGGCCGGGGAGAAGGGTGTTTTCGAGACCGCCGAGCCCGGCGCGCTGATCATCGACTTCTCGTCCATCCGCCCCGACGTCACCCAGGAGCTGGCCAAGCAGGCCGCCGAGCGTGGCTTCCGCCTGCTCGACGCCCCCGTCTCCGGTGGTGAGCCGGGCGCGGTCAACGCCACCCTGTCGATCATGGTCGGCGGCGCGGCCGAGGACTTCGCCACCGCCAAGCCGCTTTTCGACACCGTCGGCAAGACCATCGTGCACGTCGGCACCAATGGCGCGGGACAGACCGTGAAGGCCGCCAACCAGCTGATCGTGGCCACCAACATCCAGGCCGTGGCCGAGGCCGTGGTGTTCCTCGAGGCCTACGGCGTCGAGCTGGGCCCGGCGCTGGACGTGCTGGGCGGCGGCCTGGCCGGTTCGGCCGTGCTGAACCAGAAGCGCGACAAGATGATCAACCGCGAGTTCGCGCCCGGCTTCCGCATCGACCTGCACCACAAGGACATGGGCATCTTCACCACCGCCGCCCGCGAGGCCGGTCTGGTGACCCCGGCCGGCTCGCTGATCGCGCAGCTGGTCGCCTCGGCCCGCGCCAACGGCGACGGCCACCTGGACCACTCGGCCCTGCTGCGTGGCGTCGAGCGCCTGAGCGGCTCGCTGGACAAGGAGAACTGAGCATGACCCGGATGCGCACCGCCGACGCGGCGGTCCTGATCCTGGAGAAGGAAGGGGCCACACAGGCTTTCGGTCTGCCCGGCGCCGCGATCAACCCCTTCTACAGCGCCATGAAGAAGCACGGCGGCATCAAGCACGTGCTGGCCCGCCACGTCGAGGCCGCCTCGCACATGGCCGAGGGCTTCACCCGGGCGCAGCCCGGCAATATCGGCATCTGCATCGGGACCTCGGGTCCCGCGGGCACCGACATGGTGACCGGTCTGTACGCGGCCTCCGCGGATTCCATTCCGATCCTGTGCATCACGGGCCAGGCGCCCGTGGCCAAGCTGCACAAGGAGGACTTCCAGGCCGTCGACATCGCCTCCATCGCCAAGCCGCTGGCCAAGTGGGCCACCACCGTGCTGGAGCCCGCGCAGGTGCCGGGCGCGTTCCAGAAGGCGTTCTGGCTCATGCGCGAAGGCCGCCCGGGTCCGGTGCTCATCGACCTGCCGATCGACGTGCAGCTGGCCGAGATCGAGTTCGACATCGAGACCTACGAGCCGCTGCCGGTGGTGCGGCCCGCCGCCACCCCGGCGCAGGCCGCGAAGGTGCTGGCGATGCTGAACGCCGCCGAGCGTCCGCTGATCATCGCGGGCGGCGGCATCATCAACGCCGACGCCGACGAGCTGCTGGTGAAATTCGCCGAGCTGACCGGTGTTCCGGTGGTCCCGACGCTGATGGGCTGGGGCACCATTCCCGACGACCACGAGCTGAACGCGGGCATGGTGGGTCTGCAGACCTCCCACATCTACGGCAACGAGTCGCTGCTGGCCGCGGACTTCGTGCTGGGCATCGGTAACCGGTGGGCCAACCGCCACACCGGTGCGCTCGACGTCTACACCAAGGACCGCACCTTCGTGCACGTCGATATCGAGCCGACCCAGATCGGCCGGGTGTTCGCGCCCGACTACGGCGTCGTCTCCGATGCCGGTGCCGCGCTGGAGCAGTTCATCGCCGTCGCCGAATCCCTCGACAAGGTCGGCGGTTTGACCGACCACAGCGAGTGGGTCGAGCAGGTGCGTGCCAAGCGCGCCACCGGTCAGCGCAAGACGCACTTCGAGAACGTGCCGCTGAAGCCGGCGCGCGTGTACGAAGAGATGAACAAGGCGTTCGGCCCGGAAACCCGCTACGTCACCACGATCGGTCTGTCGCAGATCCAGGCGTCGCAGATGCTGCACGTGTACAAGCCGCGGCACTGGATCAACGCCGGTCAGGCCGGGCCGCTGGGCTGGACCCTGCCGGCCGCGCTGGGTGTGGCCACCGCGGTCGAGGACGCGCCCGTCGTGGCGCTGTCGGGCGACTACGACTTCCAGTTCCTGATCGAGGAATTGGCCGTCGGCGCGCAGTTCAACATTCCGTACATCCATGTGCTGGTGAACAACTCGTACCTGGGCCTGATCCGTCAGGCGCAGCGGGCGTTCGACATGGACTACTACGTGCAGCTGGACTTCGAGAACATCAACTCGCCCGAGGTCAACGGCTACGGCGTGGACCACGTGAAGGTCGCGGAAGGGCTGGGCTGCAAGGCGATTCGCGTCTTCGAGCCGCAGGATATCGGTCCCGCGTTCGAGAAGGCCAAATCGCTGATGGCCGAGTACAAGGTGCCCGTCGTGGTCGAGTGCATTCTCGAGCGCGTCACCAATGTGTCCATGGGCGCGGCCGGGATCGACCAGGTCGTGGAGTTCGAGGAGCTGGCCTCCGCGTTCGCCGACGCCCCGACCGCCACCGTCCCGCTGGACTAGAGGATTCCCATGGCTCGTGTGCTGATCGCCTCCGACAAGTTCAAAGGCTCGCTGACCGCGGTGCAGGTCGGGGCCGCCGTGCGAGCCGGAATCCGGCGGGCGCGCCCCGACGCCTCGGTGTCGGTGGTGCCGGTCGCCGACGGCGGTGACGGCACCGTCGCCGCCGCCCTCGCGGCCGGGTTCGACGCGGTCCCGCTGACCGCGTCCGGGCCGACCGGGGAACCGGTGCTGACCGCCTACGCCCGCCGCGGCGACCTCGCCGTCGTGGAACTGGCCGACGTGTCGGGCCTGGTGCGGCTGCCGGAAGGCCGCCCGCACCCGATGACCGCCACCAGTCGGGGCACCGGCGAAGTGATGGCGGCGGCGGTGGCGGCGGGATGCCGCCGCATCGTCCTCGGGATCGGCGGCAGCGCCGGAACCGACGGCGGCGCAGGACTGTTGGAGGCGCTCGGCGCCCGGCTGCTCGACGACGCGGGGCTACCCGTCGGCGACGGCGGGCGGCGCTCACCCGGGTGGCCTCCATCGACCTGACCGCCCTGCGCGAGCGGATGGACGGCGTCGAGGTCATCGTGGCCTGCGACGTCGACAATCCGCTCACCGGGCCCCTCGGGGCCGCAGCGGTCTACGGACCGCAGAAGGGCGCCGATCCGGCCCAGGTAGCCGAGTTGGACGCCGCGCTCGGGCAGTGGGCGGGGCGGCTGGCTGCTGAGCTCGGGTCGGATCGGCGTGCCGCGGCGGGGGCCGGCGCCGCGGGGGGCGTCGGATTCGCCGCGCTCGCGGTGCTCGGCGCGACCCTGCGGCCCGGCATCGAATTGATGCTGGAACTGGTCGGATTCGACGAGCGGCTGGCCGGCGTGGACTTGGTCATCACCGGTGAGGGAAAGCTCGACGAGCAGACCCTGCACGGCAAGGCGCCGGCCGGCGTCGCCGCGGCCGCGCGGGCGGCGGGCGTGCCGGTGGTCGCGGTGTGCGGCCGGAACACCTTGCCGCCGGAGCGGTTCCGCGCCGCCGGTTTCGCGGCGGTGTACTCACTCATCGAGATCGAACCGGACGAACAGCGCTGCCTGAGCGCCGGGTTGATGCTGTTGCAGCAATTGGGCGTTCGCGTCGCGGACGACTATCTGCCCGCTGTGACGGCGACGGTATCCGAGCAGTCCGGAGGCGAAGCATGAAACTGTTGCGAGTAGGGGCCAAGGGCGCCGAGCGGCCCGCGGCTATCGACGAACAGGGAGTGCTGCGCGACGTCTCTGCTGTCGCCCTCGAGATCGACGGTGCGCTGCTGGGTGATCCGGTCGCTCTCGGTGCGGTCCAGCGGGCGCTGGCGTCAGGGACGCTGCCCGAGGTGGATGCCGCCGCCCGGATCGGAGCGCCGATCGCCCGGCCCGGCAAGGTGATCGGGGTCGGGCTGAACTACACCGACCACGCCGCCGCGATCGGCGCGGCCATCCCCGAACGCCCGGTCGTGTTCCTCAAGCCGGGCACCACGGTGAGCGGTCCCTACGACGCCATCGAACTGCCGCGCGACAGTGCCGCCACCGATCACGAGGTGGAGCTGGGCGTGGTGCTCGGTCGCCGGCTGCGTGACTGCCCCGACGCCGCCACCGCGCTGGGGGCGGTGGGCGGCTATGTCACCGCCAACGACGTCACCGAACGCAATGGCATCGCGGGCGAACCGACCTGGGTGAAAGGCAAGTCCTTCGACACCTTCACCCCGATCGGGCCGTGGCTGGTCACCCCCGACGAGGTCGCCCAACCGCAGGCGCTGAGCCTGCAGCTGTGGGTCAATGGTGAACAGCGGCAAGCCGGTTCGACCGGCGACA from Nocardia tengchongensis includes:
- the gcl gene encoding glyoxylate carboligase; amino-acid sequence: MTRMRTADAAVLILEKEGATQAFGLPGAAINPFYSAMKKHGGIKHVLARHVEAASHMAEGFTRAQPGNIGICIGTSGPAGTDMVTGLYAASADSIPILCITGQAPVAKLHKEDFQAVDIASIAKPLAKWATTVLEPAQVPGAFQKAFWLMREGRPGPVLIDLPIDVQLAEIEFDIETYEPLPVVRPAATPAQAAKVLAMLNAAERPLIIAGGGIINADADELLVKFAELTGVPVVPTLMGWGTIPDDHELNAGMVGLQTSHIYGNESLLAADFVLGIGNRWANRHTGALDVYTKDRTFVHVDIEPTQIGRVFAPDYGVVSDAGAALEQFIAVAESLDKVGGLTDHSEWVEQVRAKRATGQRKTHFENVPLKPARVYEEMNKAFGPETRYVTTIGLSQIQASQMLHVYKPRHWINAGQAGPLGWTLPAALGVATAVEDAPVVALSGDYDFQFLIEELAVGAQFNIPYIHVLVNNSYLGLIRQAQRAFDMDYYVQLDFENINSPEVNGYGVDHVKVAEGLGCKAIRVFEPQDIGPAFEKAKSLMAEYKVPVVVECILERVTNVSMGAAGIDQVVEFEELASAFADAPTATVPLD
- a CDS encoding 2-hydroxy-3-oxopropionate reductase, producing the protein MTNIAFIGLGIMGSPMAVHLQNAGHAVKGFDRSPAQAQPLVDAGGRAVTSIADAVRGADVIAVMVPDSPHVQEVLAGEKGVFETAEPGALIIDFSSIRPDVTQELAKQAAERGFRLLDAPVSGGEPGAVNATLSIMVGGAAEDFATAKPLFDTVGKTIVHVGTNGAGQTVKAANQLIVATNIQAVAEAVVFLEAYGVELGPALDVLGGGLAGSAVLNQKRDKMINREFAPGFRIDLHHKDMGIFTTAAREAGLVTPAGSLIAQLVASARANGDGHLDHSALLRGVERLSGSLDKEN
- a CDS encoding fumarylacetoacetate hydrolase family protein, with protein sequence MKLLRVGAKGAERPAAIDEQGVLRDVSAVALEIDGALLGDPVALGAVQRALASGTLPEVDAAARIGAPIARPGKVIGVGLNYTDHAAAIGAAIPERPVVFLKPGTTVSGPYDAIELPRDSAATDHEVELGVVLGRRLRDCPDAATALGAVGGYVTANDVTERNGIAGEPTWVKGKSFDTFTPIGPWLVTPDEVAQPQALSLQLWVNGEQRQAGSTGDMVSGVGEVLCYLSTLMTLEPGDLVLTGTPAGVAVSRPEPKPYLRDGDVVVVEVAGLGRQQTLATGVRG
- a CDS encoding hydroxypyruvate isomerase family protein, with the translated sequence MTHTLNYAVNCSLLYTELPVLERPEAVRQAGFDAIEFWWPFAEAVPSDKDVDAFVAAVQNAGVQLIGLNFFAGDMPGGDRGLVSWPARAAEFKDNIDVTVGIGERLGTKAFNALYGNRVDDATAEQQDELAVENLSGAALAAARIGATVLVEPASGAPRYPLLTAADGLAVIDKVQAYSGVSNTGLLADLYHLAVNGDDVDKVIAEHTDRIAHVQIADNPGRNEPGTGELQLELQLTDLASRGYRGWVGLEYKPSGRSEDAFEWLPRERRAAK